A stretch of Enterobacter cloacae complex sp. ECNIH7 DNA encodes these proteins:
- a CDS encoding LysR family transcriptional regulator, with product MPAVNLRHIEIFHAVMTTGNLTEAAQMLHTSQPTVSRELARFEKVLGLKLFERTRGRLHPTVQGLRLFEEVQRSWYGLDRIVSAAESLREFRQGELSIVCLPVFSQSFLPMLLQPFLARYPEVSLTIVPQESPLLEEWLSAQRHDLGLTETLSTPAGTARTELISLDEVCVLPAGHRLAGKAVLTPEDFHGENYISLSQTDSYRQLLDTLFAEHQVKRRMVVETHSAASICAMVRAGVGVAVVNPLTALDYAGSGIVIRRFSVSVPFTVSLIRPLHRPASALVDAFTEHLTEHARQVALRLPDLQNPL from the coding sequence ATGCCCGCCGTCAATTTACGCCACATCGAGATTTTTCACGCCGTGATGACTACCGGCAATCTCACCGAAGCCGCACAGATGCTGCATACCTCGCAGCCGACGGTGAGCCGCGAGCTGGCCCGCTTCGAGAAAGTGCTGGGGCTGAAGCTGTTCGAGCGTACCCGGGGCAGGCTTCACCCGACGGTGCAGGGGTTGCGCCTGTTCGAGGAAGTCCAGCGCTCCTGGTACGGACTGGACAGAATAGTGAGTGCTGCGGAAAGCCTGCGCGAGTTTCGCCAGGGCGAGCTGTCGATCGTCTGCCTGCCCGTCTTTTCGCAATCCTTTTTGCCGATGCTGCTGCAGCCCTTTCTGGCCCGGTACCCGGAGGTCAGCCTCACCATCGTGCCTCAGGAATCCCCCCTGCTTGAAGAGTGGCTTTCTGCCCAGCGTCATGATTTAGGCTTAACCGAAACTCTCTCCACGCCGGCGGGAACGGCGCGCACGGAGTTGATCTCGTTAGATGAAGTATGCGTTCTGCCCGCAGGGCATCGGCTTGCCGGTAAGGCGGTGCTCACACCGGAGGATTTCCACGGGGAAAACTACATTAGCCTTTCGCAGACAGACAGCTACAGACAGCTGCTGGATACGCTGTTTGCCGAGCATCAGGTCAAACGGCGAATGGTGGTGGAAACGCACAGCGCGGCTTCGATTTGCGCGATGGTGCGTGCAGGCGTCGGCGTCGCGGTGGTGAATCCGCTCACGGCGCTGGACTATGCCGGAAGCGGGATCGTCATCCGCCGCTTTAGCGTCTCCGTCCCGTTCACCGTGAGCCTGATCCGCCCGCTGCACCGTCCGGCTTCCGCGCTGGTGGACGCTTTCACCGAACACTTAACGGAGCACGCGCGCCAGGTGGCGCTTCGCTTACCTGACCTGCAAAACCCGTTATGA